The Cystobacter ferrugineus nucleotide sequence TGCTCGGACCAGCCCGGTCGCGGCCGGGTGACCTCCAGGGCCGCGCTGGCGCTGGCGACGATGTGCTCGTGTCCGTCCACGAGCACGGCCTTCACGGATGACGTCCCCACGTCGATGCCCAGGTACATGCGTCCTGCCCTCCTCCCGTGACGTTCTACCCGAGACGAGGCCCGGCCTGTTCAAGGGACCGCGCTCTGCTCGCTACTCGTCACGCCCGGCTCCAGGTGGCCCCCACCCCGCGAGCCGTGCGTTAGAAACCCGGCCATGAACGCCTACGAGATTCGCGATGGATTCGGACTGGACAAACTGGTGCGCTGCGAGCGGCCAGACCCGCGGCCCGGCCCCTTCCAGGTGCGCGTGCGGGTGAAGGCCACGAGCCTCAACTACCGCGACCTGATGATGGTGCGGGGTCAATACAACCCGAAGCAGAAGTTGCCCCTCATTCCCAACTCGGACGGCGCCGGCGTGGTGGACGCCGTGGGTCCGGGCGTCACCCGCGTGAAGGTGGGTGATCGGGTGATGGGACTCTTCGCGCAGAACTGGCTCGCCGGCGAGCCCACACGCGCCTCACATGCCCAGACGCTCGGCGGGCCCCTGGATGGAGCGCTCTCCGACACGATGCTGCTCCACGAGGACGGCGCGGTGCCCACGCCCGCGTACCTGTCGGACGAGGAAGCCGCCACGCTGCCGTGCGCGGCCGTCACCGCCTGGAGCGCCCTCGTCACCCAGGGCGCACTGAAGGCCGGAGACACCGTGCTGCTCCAGGGCACCGGAGGCGTCTCGCTCTTCGGGTTGCAGATCGCCCGGATGATGGGCGCGCGGGTGCTCCTCACCTCCAGCCGGGACGACAAGCTGGAGCGCGCCCGGGCGCTGGGCGCTCACGAGTGCATCAACTACGTGAGCACGCCCGACTGGGACAAGGCGGCCCGGACCCTGACGGGCGGCGTGGGCGTGGATCATGTGGTGGAGGTGGGCGGCGCGGGCACGCTGGAGCGCTCGCTGCGCGCCGTGCGCACCGGTGGCACGGTGTCCGTCATCGGCGTGCTCAGCGGCGGCGCGGGCGCGGTGCCCGTCACCCCCATCCTCATGAACAACCTGCGCGTGCAGGGCATCTTCGTCGGCCACCGCCAGTCCTTCGAGGCGCTCAACCGGGCCTTCACCCTGCACGGCGTCCGCCCCGTGGTGGACCGCGTCTTCCCCTTCGCCGAGGCCCGCGCCGCCTTCGAGTACCTCCAGAGCGGCGCGCACTTCGGCAAGGTCGTCATCCGCATGGACTGACGACCCCCAGGGGCTGCCTCCAGGAAGCCTGGAGGCGGCCTAGAACTCGGCCGAGGCGCGCGGATCGATGATGCCGCACTCCTTGATCTTGTAGAGCAGCGCCTTGTAGCTGATGCGCAGCTTGCCCGCCGCGCGGCGCTTGTTCCACGCCGTGCGCTGCAGCATCGCGAGGATGGCCTCACGCTCGGCGAGCATCGCCGCGCGCTTGCCAATCTCCTTCAGCGACATCTCCGCCTCGGGCACGCTCGGCGGCGGCGGAGGCGGCTGGGGCGCGTCGAACGGATTGGCGTAGCGCACCGGCGCGGGCGTCACCGCGTACCCCGGGGACAGCTCCACCGGAGGCGTGTTGCCCCGGGCCGGCATCTCCAGCACCTGCACCGACGGAGCCACACCCGGCAGCGGGGCCGGCGTCACGGCGCGCGGCGTGGGCGCGGGGGGCTCGGCCTCTCCCTCGCCCGCGTAGGACGTGGGCAACGACGGAGCGCTCGCGGGGGTCCGGCCTCCCGCGCGCAGCTCGTCCAGCACGAGCGTGGCATCCTTGAGCACGCACAGCCGGCGCACCATGTTCTCCAGCTCGCGCACGTTGCCGGGCCACTCGTACTCGGTGAAGGCGCGCAGCACCTCGGGCGGCAGCTCCGCCACGCCGCTCATGAAACCGCGCCCGTA carries:
- a CDS encoding zinc-dependent alcohol dehydrogenase family protein, whose product is MNAYEIRDGFGLDKLVRCERPDPRPGPFQVRVRVKATSLNYRDLMMVRGQYNPKQKLPLIPNSDGAGVVDAVGPGVTRVKVGDRVMGLFAQNWLAGEPTRASHAQTLGGPLDGALSDTMLLHEDGAVPTPAYLSDEEAATLPCAAVTAWSALVTQGALKAGDTVLLQGTGGVSLFGLQIARMMGARVLLTSSRDDKLERARALGAHECINYVSTPDWDKAARTLTGGVGVDHVVEVGGAGTLERSLRAVRTGGTVSVIGVLSGGAGAVPVTPILMNNLRVQGIFVGHRQSFEALNRAFTLHGVRPVVDRVFPFAEARAAFEYLQSGAHFGKVVIRMD